Part of the uncultured Anaeromusa sp. genome is shown below.
GAAGCCTGCGCACAACTGCAGGAGCTGACCGTGGATACGGCGGAAAAAGGAACTTGGTTTAACTTAATCAATCCTACGCCGTCGGAACTGGAGATTGTCGCGGAAGCTACGCACGTATCGATGGATTTTCTTAAAGCGGCTTTGGACGAAGAAGAACGTTCCCGTACGGAAATCGAAGATAACTGCATTTTGGTTATTACGAACATTCCGGTGGTACGGGGCAAAGACATGTATGATACGCTGCCGCTGGGCATGATTGTGACCAAGGACTATGTTATAACCGTTTGCCTGGAGAACAATGACGTATTGTCAGAGTTTAATCCGCATAATGCCAGACTGTTTAGTACCTTTAAAAAGACGCGTTTTATTTTCCAACTGTTGTATCGGTCTGCGACCTTGTATTTGCGCTATTTGCAGCACATCAGCCGCAGAACAAACGACATTGAAAAGCAACTGCGCAAGTCCATGAAAAACAAAGAACTCTTTCAACTCTTGGAGCTGCAAAAAGGTCTTACTTACTTTGCCGCTTCCCTGAAGTCCAATGGAGTGGTATTGGAAAAACTGTTGCGCCTGCGTTCCAGCACGCATCTGCAGACCTTCATCAAACTCTATGAAGAAGATGAAGATTTGCTGGAAGACGTCATTATTGAGAATAAGCAGGCTATTGAGATGGTGGAGATGTATAGCAACATCTTGAACGGCATGATGGACACCTTTGCTTCGATTATCTCGAACAATCTCAACATCGTTATGAAGTTTTTGGCATCCATGACGATTATTCTAGCCATACCTACTATGATTTCCAGCTTCTTCGGCATGAATGTTGCCGGGTTGCCCCTGGCGGAGCATGAGCAGGGCTTTCTGATCATTTCCGGTATTGCCGGGGTCATGACGGTTTTGGCGGCGGCCCTTCTTTGGCGCCGTGGTATGTTTACCTTGTAAAAAGAGCTATCTGGATATAAGTAAGCCCCGGCGCGGATGTTGTCCGCTCCGGGGCTGTTTTTTTCGTTATCTGGACCGTCTGGATCCAATAAAAGTCTCATACGATGGCTGCCGTCGCAGCCCTCATTCGTACCCTCTGGTTCTCCCGCGACTCCTGTTCAACGTTCGCTCCGTACTTCCTAGACCCCGGCTTTGGGAATATGCCGTTTGTCCAGCACTTCGCGGATATCCGGGTCGAACCCGAAGACAGGAATGCGAGTTAGGTGAAAGCTGGCGGAAATCTGCGAGCAGAGCCCTTGTTTTACCGTGAATCCTTCGCTATACCCGTAGGACTGAGCAATTTGGATGGTGTTTTCATCATAGCTGCCTTTGGGATAGGCGATGGAATTGACGGATTTTCCTAAAACATCTTCCAAGGCAATCTTGGAGTAGCTCAACTCCATGCGCCGTTCTTCCTCTGTCAGATCTCCCAAGGCTTTGTGAGTGACCGTGTGCGAGCCGAAGGACATGCCGTGAGCGGCCATCTCGCGGATTTGAGCAGGCTTTATGCGATCGGCGTTGGGCAGCATGCCGGTGATGATGAAGAAAGAAGCCAGCATGTCGTTTTTTTGCAGAATCGGAAACGCATTCTCGTAGTTATCTAAATAGCCATCGTCAAAAGTAATGAGCAATGGTTTTTCCGGCAGTTCAATCTTTTGGTTGAATAAGAACTGCTCAAATTGCTCCAAGGAAATAGATGTATATTGCAGTTCCTTTAGGGTGCGCAAATCGCGGGCAAGCCGATTGGGCGTGATGGTTAGATCGTCATTAGTGTAGCCCACGCGATGATAGAGCAAGATGGGGATGATGCGATCAGCAACGCCGATGCTGCTGTGCGACTGAAAAAGCAGACTGCAGCCTGCGGTGGCAGCCAAAGTGGTAGCGCAAAGACGAAGAAATCGACGACGCGAAAGCATGACAGACAAACCTCCTGCACGGCAAACTAAGCAATAAAAACATCCCTTCTATTGTAGCAGAACGGCTGAGGCTTTGTGCAATAAAATAGTAAAAAAGGCGTTAAAAAGACATTTCTTTACGGAGCGGTGCAGAAAATGAGAGCTGGAACCTTGACTTTTGGGCGCTGAGAAGCTAAAATTATCTCCGTAGCGCCGATATAGCTCAGCTGGTAGAGCGGCTCATTCGTAATGAGTAGGTCGTAGGTTCGAATCCTATTATCGGCTCCAGTAATTTCGCGGGTTTCCAGGTTTGTGGGAGCCCGCTTTTTTGTTTTTGTCCCTTATGGATTTTAAGGAGAAAAAATAGTGAATAAAAATGCTTTATATTAGAATTAATATGAAAACGCAAAATAGATTATGTAAATAAAAATAAAAGTTTTTTAGAGGCCCTGGAACAGATAGTTTAAAGCTATTTTTATATTGAAAGAGTGTTTGAGCCGCCGGTGAGGGCGGCTTTTTTTATATGGCATCATAACGCCGGAATAATGGCACCCAATTTACCGGAATGCTGGTACTGTCACACAAGAATATTCATTGTCGACGAATTTATGATTCGCGACTACCAAGCGATTCATAAAACTTGGTTTGCGCGTGGAAAGCAACGAATTATCATATAAGACGGTGTCTGCGCTTAGGGAAAGTGTAACTGATTTTTTAGAAGTAATAAACGCCAATCCAGAAGCCATCATACAGCGTCTGTGCTGTATGATATAAAAACGATCATTCTTTAATTCAACTTATATAGATAATTCTTGACGTGTTGTTGAATCATATGAGACTTTATTGACTCATGTGATTTTTTGTAGTATCTTACATTGTGTAACAGAGATTAGGAGGAACATCCATGAATACAACAGCTAATGAAGAGCAGTTATTAAAACAGCTTGCAGCAACAATTGTCGAAAAGCCAAGAAGCACCATCAAAGAACTTGCTGAATCTGTAGGAATCAGCAAAGCAACACTGCATAGGTTTTGTGGAACAAGAGAAAATTTGCAACAGATTTTGACAGAAAAATCCAGAGAATCTTTAGATAGTATCATCAAAGTCGCACAGAAAGATTATCAAAGTTACCAGGACGGTATAAGACACTTAGTCAATATACATTATGAAAATAAAGAATATCTAATTTTTACATGTGGTATGCATTCTAGTATTGAGAATGCATACTGGGTTCCTTATATGAAGGCAATTGATTCTTTCTTTCTGAATGGACAAAAAAAAGGAGCATTTAAAATTGATTTTAATGTAGCTGTTTTATCAGAGTTATTTATATCAGTTATTTGCGGAATGATTGATGCAGAAAAAAGAAAAAGAATAGCCTCTAACGGTATAGAAGAGGTACTTGAAAAATTCTTCTTATACGGAGCTTTAGAAGATTCATCAAAATAGTAAAGTAAACTTACTAGATATTCATATTCTTAATTTAAATGATTTTCAAGAATATATTGATATTTCTAATCGGTGTTGCACTGAAAGTGGGGATATACTTATCTTTTCGTTTTTGATATTGAGTATAATTTACAAATAAAGAAATAATTAAAAAATATGGAGGGAATTAACATGAAAATTTCAATTTTAGGTACTGGACTCATGGGAGCTGCATTAGGCGAAGGTTTAATGCAGGCTGGATATGAAATAACCGCTTACAATCGTACCGCTTCTAAAACAGAAGCACTTGTGGCCCTTGGTGCAAAGGCGGTAGCTACACCTGCCGAAGCAATTGAGATTGCTGACGCTGTAATTCTTGTGGTTGCTGATGAAAGTGGTGTCCGTGATCTGCTTTTAAATGATGCAATACGTCCATTTCTTAGTGGAAAGAAAATTTTAAATGCATCAACAACCAATCCCGAAGAAATCGTGAAAATTGCACGTGAAGTAGAAGAAGCAGGTGGTAGTTTAGCAGAAATGTCTATTATGATTGGAGCTGAAGAACTGCGAGATAGAAAGGGACAGTTCCTCTTAGGGTGTAAGGCTAGTGATGAAGTATTCTGGAAAGAAATTCTTCTTAGTATTGGTGATTCTACACATCGCGTTGGTGAAATGGGTGATGCTTCAAAAGCTGAGGCACCAATGTTATTATCTTCTATGTTTTTAAGTGTAGCAACAGCTTATGCAGCTGCATTCGTTACAAAATTGAATGTTCCAAAGGAAATCAGTGAACGTGGGATTCAAATGGCAATCCCAGGATCAGAATATATACTTCCCAATATGTTTGCAAGAGACTATAGTCAGTGCATGGCATCTGTTGACGCATTTACTTCTGTATCCAACACAGCAATTAATTCTGCGAAATCATTAGGCGTACCCACTAAGATTCTTGAAGATATGCTTGCACTTTATGCAGCTGCTGCAAAACGGGGATTTGGAGAACAAGATGGTTCGGCTATAATGGAAGTATTACTTAATCCTAATGTGGATGAATTTTAAGCAAAATTGATGCACAAAAAAATACTAACTAATATTGTTAGTATTTTTTTGTGTACTTCACTTCTGAAATATGGTCTATTTCTCGGCATTTCCGATAGGAATTAATTAACATTACTAAAAGGACTGAATTTATGTTTAGAAATGGATTAAATATCGGCATGATGCTATCCATTTTGATAATCATGAACTACCGTCTTACCAGGATAGAGTACAATTAAACTCGCAAAAGTGAAAAAGGAGAAGCCATCGAAAGCTCCGAAAAGGTAAGTGCTAGCAAACCCAAAGGAGTGTGTAATCGATGGCTTACCAAAATTCTACCGTACTTTTCGAAAAAATGCTAATGAAATTTGTGTTGGACGAAGAACCCATGTTATCGATGCTCAAATGGCTCTGTGAACGGCTTATGGAAGCCGAAGTAGAAGGAAAGCTTGGCGCTGAAAAATCTGAGCGTAGTGAAGACCGCCAAGGATACCGCTCCGGCTATCGGGTTCGCCGCTTCGACACACGAATGGGGACGATGTATTTAATAATACAGAAGGCAAGCGCGACATTTTGGCTGTTGAACCGATGTATGAAGAGTCAACTGCTACTTACACTAAACTATTTGAAAACCTCAAGGAACGTGGAATAAAGAAGGTTTGGCTAGTGGTATCCGACGCTCATAAGGGATTGGTCAAAGCGGCCCGCGAGTCCTTTGTCGGCTGCTCTTGGCAACGATGTAAGGTTCATTTTATGCGTAACATTTTAGGATGTGTTTCCAGTAGAGATAAGAAATACTTTGCAGAAAAGCTAAAACAGATTTGGCTCCAACTAGACTATGACAGCGCTACAAAATATGCCGATGGGCTCATGAACGAGTATGAAGGAAAATATCCGCAAGCCATTGCCACCTTGGAAGAAGGGTTGGAAGAATCCCTTCAATTCTTCAATTTCCGGCAAATTGACGCTCGTAAAATTGCATCCGCCAATCTTCTGGAGCGGCTAAACAGGGAAATACGCCGTCGCACTAAAGTCGTAGGCATTTTCCCAAGTATGGATTCCTACATTCGCCTAGTGACCAGCTATCTTATCGAATATAGCGAGGACTGGTCTAGCGGGCGTTCTTATATAAATCCTATGCTTATCAACGAAATCCAACAACAGTTGAGAAAAAGCGCTTAGTTATTTCGGAGTGCGATGGCTTTTGTGAACATTCCTTGTCACTATCCGCCGGTAGGGGCGGCTTTTTTATATGGTATAGAACACAATATGAAAATGATAATAACTAAATATAGTGAGCAAATAAATATGCTTTGCAAAAGAGATACAAATATTGGCAGGTTTTTAATAGGAAAAGAAGAAAGTTTAAATATGTGAACTTGTTTAGAGAAACATAGTTGAGGAGAATGGTGCTAATATGAAGTTTTGCTGGTCGCCAACTAGCTCGATTCGTACGTTAATTGTAAGTATTATTGCTGCCCAGATCATTGTTTTTGCAATGCTGATTAGCTGTTTAGCATATTACTGTGGGATGAATGCGGTTCAAGATAATTCGCAGCAAATTTTTTCGATTGTAAATGATGAGATATCGAAAAATATAACCGCCTATTTAGAAGAGCCTTATCGACTAGAGAAAATACATAAAAATATTATTCGAAATGGACAGATTGATTTTTCAAATGAGCAACAACGAGATGCATACTTTGTAAGTATGCTGAAAGATTTTCCAAAGGTAACTAATACGTATTTTTCTATGGCGGATGGAAATGAATACGGGGCGAGAAAAGAAGATGGCGGAAACATTGTAGTTTGGAATAGCGATCTTGAAAAGAAGACACTTGATTACTACACTTATGAAGAAAAAATCGGGCGAATGAATTATATAGAAAGCTTGTTAGATTATGATACACGCCAACGCCCTCCCTTTAAAAAAGGGGCTGAATTGAAAAAACCAGGCTGGACCTCTGTATATGCTTCTGCTACGGGAAGAGGCCTTGTTGTCACTTCCGTGTACCCGATATATGCCGATGAACACTTGGTAGGGGTATTAGGCAGCTCGCTTTTGTTGAACTGGATAGATGATTTTTTGAAAGAACTGCAAATCACAGAGCATTCGTCGGTTTATATTGTTGAGCCAACGGGCAAGGTGATTGCTTCTACTAATGATGCCATTCGACAAAGTAAGTATTGGTATGATGAACTAAAAGAAGAGGATGACCCTCTCTTCTATCAATGCAAGGTGTCAATTCGGGTAAATGGGTTTTTGCTAGAAAATATTCATGAAAATCAAAGCTTTAAATTTTATCATAACGGAGAATCGTTTTTGCTTCAGGTTCATGCCGTTGAGGGAGTAAACGGGCTCAATTGGTTAAGCTTTATCGTTATTCCTGAACGAGATTTAATGTACCAAATGGCTGCTTTTAGTGATAAGTTGCTTGTTATTACGTTGATAGCCTGTTTGCTTGGCAGCGTTATTGGTTTTTTTACGGCAGAGTATATTGTTAGGCCCTTGCGAAAAGTAAATCAAAGGACCAGGGAAATTGCGAATGGCGATTTTTCAAGCAGGATAAAGATTGCTCGTAATGACGAGGTTGGTGAGCTGGTTCATACCATTAACGAAATGTCTGAGAGTTTAGAACAGTATGTTCGTCGGTTGAATGATGAACGCTTGAGAATAAAATTGTTAACGTCTGGGTTGGAAAATAGTAATAGTTTTGTCTTGATTTTGAACGAACAACGAACTATCTGGTGGGGCAACAAAGCATTTGAGGCTTTATCAGGTTATAAAGTTAGTGAACTTTTTGGGAAGAGTGTCTTGATGCTGCTATCGGAAGACAATCTTCCTGAGCTAGTGGAAGAGATTCGAAACTATTTAATAAATGCCAAAGAGTGGCATGGAGAGGTGCTTGCAAAAAGGAAAAATGGTCGTTCCTATGTTGATGAAATTTCTATTATTCCTATCAGGGATGATGCCAGTGAAAAGATGCATTATCTCATCGTTGGTCAAGATATAACGGAAAAAGTTAAAGCCAGAGAGGCAATCTTAGAAGCGCAAAAAGCAAAAGTGAAGGCGGAGCAAGTTTATTTTGTGGGGACAATGGCAGCGGGAATTGCTCACGAAATTAATCAGCCGTTAAACTCTATAAAGGTTGTCTCCAGCGGTTTGCTATATTTGATTCAACGTGGGGAACAAATTGATGAGAAAGAAGTTATTGACAGTCTGCAAGAGATATCAAATCAGGTAGATCGAATAACAAGCATTATTAAACATCTTCGATCTTTTGTTAAACGAGGGGAGCGCAAAACAGCTCCTTGTGACATAAATAAGGTAGTTGCGCTGGCGGTGGATTTATTAAAAGAGCGATTGTCTACTAGTGCTATAAGGGTTGAGCAGAAAATACAGGAAAATATTTCGTTGGTGAATGCCAACATGATTGGCTTGGAAGAAGTCGTTGTTAATGTATTAGTTAATGCTATCCAAGCGCTAGACACAGTAGATAAAGCTGAAAAAGTAATTTGTATTGAGACGTTTCATCGTGATGCCAACGTCGTGTTGAGGATTAGTGACAATGGCCCGGGCATTGATGCTTCGATAAAAGAAACCCTCTTTGACTCATTTACGTCAACTAAACAAGGAGACGATAATCTTGGCTTAGGGCTGGCGATAGTAAATAATATTATTGCTGCTTATTTAGGAACGATTGAGGTTGCTTCTTCAACTGAGGCAGGAACAACCATCATGATTGCGTTGCCCGCAGTTGAGATGGAAAAATTGGAGGAGAAACAATGAGAATTTTACTGGTGGATGATGAAGAGCGTAGTCGGCAGGCTATGCTTTGGATCTTGAAAAAGCTTAATCACGTCGTGACGGAGTGTGCTGATGGTGAGGAGGCTTTGCGTGTATATTCGCCGCACGAATATGAAATGGTCTTATCTGATTTGAAAATGCCGGTTCTTTCAGGGATTGAGTTGGCAATACAAATAAAAAAAATACCGGATAGTTGGAAAACGGATGTGGTGCTATTTACCGGGCATGGTGATATGAAATCGGTAGTAGAAGCGCTGCGGGCGGGTGTATATGATTATCTTGAAAAACCAGTAAATGTGGAAGAGCTGACGGTAGTTATTGAGCGAGTAGCAGAACACCAGGCACTGCTTAGGGAAAACAAAGTTTTGACGGAACGTTTTGATGAAGAGGTAGATGCCGCAACAGAGGAAACAAAGCGTGAACTTAGCACGATGAAACGCTTGGTTGCAGAAAGCATTATGGGAAAAGTAGGCATTTACTCTGAAAAAATGAAAAAAATTATGCAACAAGCGTCACTTTTAAATGGGGAACGTTCTATCCCTGTTTTGATCGAGGGGGAAACTGGAACAGGCAAGGAAATTGTCGCCAAGATGATTCACTATGGAGTTCAAGAAGATAGCGTCTTTGAAGAAGCGTTTGTAGATATAAATTGCGCTGCCTTAACTTCCAGTCTTTTTGAAAGTGAATTATTTGGGTATGGAGCCGGTGCTTTTACTGGGAGTTTAGGCCGAGGAGCGAAAGGGAAGTTTGACTTAGCTAATAAAGGAACGCTATTTTTAGATGAGATTGGTGAATTGCCGCTGGAATTACAAGGAAAACTCTTGCGCGTTCTCCAAGAAAAAGAATTTTTTCGCGTTGGCGGGTTAAAAAAAATACCAACCGATGTACGCATTATTTGTGCGACCAATGTTCCGCTTGAAAAAAGTGTTGCCGATGGTAAATTCCGCAAGGATTTATACTATCGATTGAAAGTAGCTCATATTTCGATGCCGCCGCTTCGGGAACGGACGGAGGAAATTGTTCCGCTGGCCAATATGTTTTTGCAGCAATATTCAAAGCAAAAGAAAAAGGAATTTATAAGGGTTGCCGCTCAAACAGAAAGCCTATTAGAAGCCTACTCATGGCCGGGTAATATTCGTGAGCTTCAAAATTTAATCGAATATGCAACATTTGCGTATAATGATCAAGAATTACTTCCCTCCCATGTAGACGGTTTTATTCAGTTGCATGAGAGCAGACCTCAAAAGATCGAGGAAGGAAGCGTTGCGTCAAAGCAAACCTTCTTGGAACTTCCTTTTCCGCAAAATGGATATAACCTAAAGGATTATACGGAAGATATTATTTTGCAAGTCTTAAGTCTGTTTGACCAAAATCAATCGAAAACAGCACAATACTTAGGAATTTCACGCCGGGCGTTATCGTATCGTTTAGAAGAAATGAGAAACAGAAAATAAATTTGAAAAATAGCAGGCTATTAGCATAAATGTGCTTAGCTGGCAAAGACAGGAAGGAATATACGGGCATTTGAAAGAAATATACAAAAATGGAAATTAACGTATTGCGCCTTCGAAAATAGAATTTAAGTGCTAATGTCCGCAAACTGGAACCAATGGAGGTTAGAGATGAAAGTCACTATAGCTGACTCTATAAAAAAAAGCTCCCTTCATCGGTTGCTTGCAGTGGCGTTTGTCGGAGAAATTTTGTTATTTGCGGTGTTAGCCGCATTTCTTTCTTATACGAGCGGTCTTAAAACCACAACAGAAAATGCTCGTCAAATTGCGAGTGTAGCTAGTGATGATGTTACCAAAATGGTGTTGGATTACGTGGCAGAACCCTATCAGCTGGAACAGATTAATCGACATATGATTTTGAACAAGGAATTGAACTATTCAGATCAAGCGCAAAGGGATAGATACTTTGTTGAAATACTTAAAGCTTTTCCACAGGTAACTAACACGGCGCTTGTGTTGGCTAACGGTAATGAGTATGGCGTTCGCCGGGAAGATAACGGCAGTTTTCTTGTTTGGAGCGGTGATCAAGAGCGGCAGGTTCTTGATTATTTCAGGTATGACGAGACACTCGGACGGACTGAATATGTAAAAAGTTTGACCAATTATAATCCCATAAAGCGACCATCGTATTTAAAAGCGACTTCGATGCGGAACCCAGGCTGGACAGATGTGTATTATTCTGCCACTGGGAGGGGATTAGTAATTACTAAAATTTGCCCGCTGTATATCGGGAATGAAGAGCTGCTTGGAGTTCATAGTTGCTCTATATTGTTAAATAAGTTTAATGGCTTTTTGCAATCATTAATGCTGACGGAAAATGCCGTAGCTTTTATTGTCTCAAATAGTGACGAGGTTATAGCTTCTTCTGATAAAAAGGGAAATTCAGTGAGGAAAGCAACCGTACTGACTCGCGTGAATGAGTATCCTTTGCTGGAACAAGGGTTAAAAACGCTAAAAGAAAGAGAGTCAGTAGAACCTAAGACTAACGGAGCAGAAGATATATCGTTTTCTTTTGCCGGAGAAAAATTTTATATGCACATGGCTCCGATTACAGGGGCTCATGGATTG
Proteins encoded:
- a CDS encoding NAD(P)-binding domain-containing protein, producing MKISILGTGLMGAALGEGLMQAGYEITAYNRTASKTEALVALGAKAVATPAEAIEIADAVILVVADESGVRDLLLNDAIRPFLSGKKILNASTTNPEEIVKIAREVEEAGGSLAEMSIMIGAEELRDRKGQFLLGCKASDEVFWKEILLSIGDSTHRVGEMGDASKAEAPMLLSSMFLSVATAYAAAFVTKLNVPKEISERGIQMAIPGSEYILPNMFARDYSQCMASVDAFTSVSNTAINSAKSLGVPTKILEDMLALYAAAAKRGFGEQDGSAIMEVLLNPNVDEF
- a CDS encoding polysaccharide deacetylase family protein, with the translated sequence MLSRRRFLRLCATTLAATAGCSLLFQSHSSIGVADRIIPILLYHRVGYTNDDLTITPNRLARDLRTLKELQYTSISLEQFEQFLFNQKIELPEKPLLITFDDGYLDNYENAFPILQKNDMLASFFIITGMLPNADRIKPAQIREMAAHGMSFGSHTVTHKALGDLTEEERRMELSYSKIALEDVLGKSVNSIAYPKGSYDENTIQIAQSYGYSEGFTVKQGLCSQISASFHLTRIPVFGFDPDIREVLDKRHIPKAGV
- a CDS encoding magnesium transporter CorA family protein, with the translated sequence MLKVYKSVCEACAQLQELTVDTAEKGTWFNLINPTPSELEIVAEATHVSMDFLKAALDEEERSRTEIEDNCILVITNIPVVRGKDMYDTLPLGMIVTKDYVITVCLENNDVLSEFNPHNARLFSTFKKTRFIFQLLYRSATLYLRYLQHISRRTNDIEKQLRKSMKNKELFQLLELQKGLTYFAASLKSNGVVLEKLLRLRSSTHLQTFIKLYEEDEDLLEDVIIENKQAIEMVEMYSNILNGMMDTFASIISNNLNIVMKFLASMTIILAIPTMISSFFGMNVAGLPLAEHEQGFLIISGIAGVMTVLAAALLWRRGMFTL
- a CDS encoding PAS domain S-box protein, translated to MKFCWSPTSSIRTLIVSIIAAQIIVFAMLISCLAYYCGMNAVQDNSQQIFSIVNDEISKNITAYLEEPYRLEKIHKNIIRNGQIDFSNEQQRDAYFVSMLKDFPKVTNTYFSMADGNEYGARKEDGGNIVVWNSDLEKKTLDYYTYEEKIGRMNYIESLLDYDTRQRPPFKKGAELKKPGWTSVYASATGRGLVVTSVYPIYADEHLVGVLGSSLLLNWIDDFLKELQITEHSSVYIVEPTGKVIASTNDAIRQSKYWYDELKEEDDPLFYQCKVSIRVNGFLLENIHENQSFKFYHNGESFLLQVHAVEGVNGLNWLSFIVIPERDLMYQMAAFSDKLLVITLIACLLGSVIGFFTAEYIVRPLRKVNQRTREIANGDFSSRIKIARNDEVGELVHTINEMSESLEQYVRRLNDERLRIKLLTSGLENSNSFVLILNEQRTIWWGNKAFEALSGYKVSELFGKSVLMLLSEDNLPELVEEIRNYLINAKEWHGEVLAKRKNGRSYVDEISIIPIRDDASEKMHYLIVGQDITEKVKAREAILEAQKAKVKAEQVYFVGTMAAGIAHEINQPLNSIKVVSSGLLYLIQRGEQIDEKEVIDSLQEISNQVDRITSIIKHLRSFVKRGERKTAPCDINKVVALAVDLLKERLSTSAIRVEQKIQENISLVNANMIGLEEVVVNVLVNAIQALDTVDKAEKVICIETFHRDANVVLRISDNGPGIDASIKETLFDSFTSTKQGDDNLGLGLAIVNNIIAAYLGTIEVASSTEAGTTIMIALPAVEMEKLEEKQ
- a CDS encoding winged helix-turn-helix transcriptional regulator, giving the protein MNTTANEEQLLKQLAATIVEKPRSTIKELAESVGISKATLHRFCGTRENLQQILTEKSRESLDSIIKVAQKDYQSYQDGIRHLVNIHYENKEYLIFTCGMHSSIENAYWVPYMKAIDSFFLNGQKKGAFKIDFNVAVLSELFISVICGMIDAEKRKRIASNGIEEVLEKFFLYGALEDSSK
- a CDS encoding sigma-54 dependent transcriptional regulator; the protein is MRILLVDDEERSRQAMLWILKKLNHVVTECADGEEALRVYSPHEYEMVLSDLKMPVLSGIELAIQIKKIPDSWKTDVVLFTGHGDMKSVVEALRAGVYDYLEKPVNVEELTVVIERVAEHQALLRENKVLTERFDEEVDAATEETKRELSTMKRLVAESIMGKVGIYSEKMKKIMQQASLLNGERSIPVLIEGETGTGKEIVAKMIHYGVQEDSVFEEAFVDINCAALTSSLFESELFGYGAGAFTGSLGRGAKGKFDLANKGTLFLDEIGELPLELQGKLLRVLQEKEFFRVGGLKKIPTDVRIICATNVPLEKSVADGKFRKDLYYRLKVAHISMPPLRERTEEIVPLANMFLQQYSKQKKKEFIRVAAQTESLLEAYSWPGNIRELQNLIEYATFAYNDQELLPSHVDGFIQLHESRPQKIEEGSVASKQTFLELPFPQNGYNLKDYTEDIILQVLSLFDQNQSKTAQYLGISRRALSYRLEEMRNRK